The bacterium genome contains the following window.
TTCCTCTTTCGCTTTTGCCGGTGAAATTTGGTATTGATTTGGAAGCGACTTTTAAAGAAGGAGAGGAGTATGAGTTTAAAATTAAAGAAATTGATCCTGAAAACCACCGCTTGATTCTTGTTTACCCTTCTCTTTTGCCAGAAAAGGTGGAAAAAGAGAGGGAGATGCTCAAAAAAGCCAAACTTTCAGCAGAGCTGATTAAAAAGATTATTAGCCAAGGCATAGCTATCAAAGAGTTGGAAAAAATGAAGGAAGAGGAGTTGGCAAAGGTTCTTAAAATTAGTTCTAAGTCAGCTAAAAGTCTTAAAAAAGCAATTACCAAAAAGTAATTTATGATTATTAAATGGTTTGGGCAAGCGTGTGTTCAGATTAAAACCGGGAACAAAATAGTTATTATTGATCCCTTTAAAAATATTGGCTTAAAAATGCCTAATTTTAGGGCTGATATTGTTTTGGTAACCCATAATCACTTTGACCATAACAATGTTTCAGCGATTAAGCCTAGAGAAGGAAAGAAAGAGTTTGCTTTTTTTGAAGGAGCAGGAGAGTTTGAAGCTGAAGGGATAATTATAAGAGGTATCCCTGCTTGGCACGATAATGAGATGGGCAGAAAAAGAGGGAAGGTTTATATGTATTTGCTTCAAAGTGAGGGTATAAATATAGCTCACTTGGGTGATATAGGGCAGAAAAAACTATATGAAGAACAGGTAGAGGCGCTTAATAATGTTGATATTTTATTTATCCCTGTAGGCGGAGTTTACACAGTAGGGGCAGAGGAAGCATTTGAGATTGCTAATCAGATTGATCCTAAAATTATTGTTCCTATTCACTACAAAATTAAGGGATTAAATATTGATCTTGAACCTGTAGATAAGTTTTTAGAGCTAGAAGGCAAGCATCCCCAGCCGCTTAAAGAGTTGAAGGTAGAAAAAGAAAAACTGGCTCGGCAAGAAGAAAGAGAGGTGGTTTTGCTTGAACCTGCTAAGTAACTTACTTTGGACAGACAATTGGCAGTTTCCCTTTTGTGTTATAATAGTAGGCGATGTTTTGGCGCAGAAAACAGAAAAATTTAGCTTTAGCTTTGGATATTGGTACAGAGTTTGTTAAGACTTTGATTTTTGAAGTTAAAGAGGGAAAAGCAGAGATAATAGGGGCTGGCAGAAAGCGTCAGCGTCTTGGCGATATGCAGGGAGGTGCGGTTAGAGACATTAAAGGCGTTATCCAGACCGCGGAGTTGGCTATTGAAGAGGCAGAGAAAGAGGCACAAAGTCAGGCTCCCAAGGCGATTTTAGGTATTGCGGGTGAATTGGTAAAGGGGGCTACTACAATTGTTCACTACACTCGCCTTAATCCCGAAAAGGAAATTACTTTTAAAGAGCTGGCTAAAATTATCCGTCGTGTTCAGGAGGAAGCCTTTAGCCAAGCCCGAGAGATATTAGCAGAAGAAACTGGACACTCTTCTGTAGAGGTTAAATTAGTTAATTCCGCTATTGTAGAGGTTAAAATAGACGGATACAGAGTTAATAACCCTATTGGTTTTAAGGGCAAAGAGGTGGTTGTAGGTGTTTTTAATGCTTTTGCCCCACTTGTACATTTAGGAGCTTTGCAGACTATTGCTGATGAATTGGGTTTGGATTTGCTTTCTATTGCTGTTGAGCCTTATGCTGTAGCTCGGGCTTTTATTGAGGAGGGGGATTATTCTGCTATTTTTATTGATATTGGCGGCGGCACTACTGATGTAGCTGTAGTCAGGAAAGGAGGAATTGAGGGGACAAAGATGTTTGCTTTGGGCGGCAGGGCTTTTACTAACCGTATTGCCCAAGAGTTAAATCTTTCTTTTTCCGAAGCAGAAAAAATAAAGCTTAAATACTCCGCAGGTAATGTGGTGCCAGAAATAAAAAAGAAAGTGCAAAAAGGGTTTAGGAGAGATGTTTCTGTTTGGGCAGAGGGGCTTAATCTTTCTTTGGCTGAGTTTGTTGATGAGGATCTTTTGCCTTCGCGGATATTCCTTTGTGGGGGTGGGTCGCTTTTGCCCGAGATAAAGAAGCAGCTGCAAAAAAGTGATTGGCGCAAGGGCCTTCCTTTTGCCCGTTCGCCTAAAGTAGAGTTTTTGAGCTTAAAAGGCATTTCTTCAGTAATTGATCGTACTGGCCGTCTTTCTGCCCCAGAAGATATTACCCCCGTAGCTTTAGCTTCTTTATCTTTAGAATTAGTTGGTGAGGAATCTATATTAGATGAAGTATTGTCTCAAGCTGTTAGGGCATTAAGAACATAAAGATTTTATGGGAAAAGCAAAAAAAATGGAAATTGTTTATCTAGAACCTGATGAGGAAATCCCTTCAGTTATTAGTCGTTTAGAAGAAACAAAA
Protein-coding sequences here:
- a CDS encoding rod shape-determining protein, with amino-acid sequence MFWRRKQKNLALALDIGTEFVKTLIFEVKEGKAEIIGAGRKRQRLGDMQGGAVRDIKGVIQTAELAIEEAEKEAQSQAPKAILGIAGELVKGATTIVHYTRLNPEKEITFKELAKIIRRVQEEAFSQAREILAEETGHSSVEVKLVNSAIVEVKIDGYRVNNPIGFKGKEVVVGVFNAFAPLVHLGALQTIADELGLDLLSIAVEPYAVARAFIEEGDYSAIFIDIGGGTTDVAVVRKGGIEGTKMFALGGRAFTNRIAQELNLSFSEAEKIKLKYSAGNVVPEIKKKVQKGFRRDVSVWAEGLNLSLAEFVDEDLLPSRIFLCGGGSLLPEIKKQLQKSDWRKGLPFARSPKVEFLSLKGISSVIDRTGRLSAPEDITPVALASLSLELVGEESILDEVLSQAVRALRT
- a CDS encoding MBL fold metallo-hydrolase, producing MIIKWFGQACVQIKTGNKIVIIDPFKNIGLKMPNFRADIVLVTHNHFDHNNVSAIKPREGKKEFAFFEGAGEFEAEGIIIRGIPAWHDNEMGRKRGKVYMYLLQSEGINIAHLGDIGQKKLYEEQVEALNNVDILFIPVGGVYTVGAEEAFEIANQIDPKIIVPIHYKIKGLNIDLEPVDKFLELEGKHPQPLKELKVEKEKLARQEEREVVLLEPAK